GGTCCTCGCCGTTGATGCGGAACTCGAAGGAGTGGCCGCGCACCTCCGGGTCGTCGTAGCCCAGCGGCTCGCCGTCGGCGATGCGGAACATCTCGCGGACCAGGTCGATGCCGGTGACCTCCTCGGAGACCGGGTGCTCGACCTGCAGACGGGTGTTGACCTCCAGGAAGGAGATCAGCCCGTCCTGGGAGACCAGGAACTCGCAGGTCCCCGCGCCGACGTAGCCGGCCTCGCGGAGGATCGCCTTGGACGCCCGGTACAGCTCGGCGTTCTGCTCGGCGGTCAGGAACGGCGCGGGCGCCTCCTCGACCAGCTTCTGGTGGCGGCGCTGCAGCGAGCAGTCACGGGTGGAGACCACCACGACGTTGCCGTGCTGGTCGGCCAGGCACTGGGTCTCCACGTGGCGGGGCTTGTCGAGGTACTGCTCGACGAAGCACTCGCCGCGGCCGAACGCCGCCACCGCCTCGCGGACCGCGGAGTCGTAGAGCTCCGGGATCTCCTCCAGGGTGCGGGCGACCTTCAGACCGCGACCGCCGCCGCCGAACGCGGCCTTGATCGCGACGGGCAGGCCGTGCTCCGCGGCGAACGCCACGACCTCCTCCGCGCCGGAGACCGGGTCGGCGGTCCCCGCCACCAGCGGCGCGCCGGCCCGCTGGGCGACGTGCCGCGCGGTGACCTTGTCACCCAGATCGCGGATCGCCTGCGGCGGCGGGCCGATCCAGGTCAGGCCGGCGTCGATGACGGCCTGCGCGAAGTCCGCGTTCTCCGACAGGAAGCCGTACCCGGGGTGGACCGCGTCCGCCCCCGCGTCGGCCGCGGCCTTCAGCACCTTCGCGATGTCCAGGTAGCTGGTCGCGGGGGTGTCGCCGCCCAACGCGTACGCCTCGTCGGCCGCCCGCACGTGCAGCGCGTCCCGGTCCGGCTCCGCATACACCGCGACACTGCCGATACCGGCATCCCGGCAGGCCCGGGCGACGCGAACGGCGATTTCCCCGCGATTGGCGATCAGTACCTTGCGCACAGTGGACACATCTGACTCCTCTCGGAGCCACAAGCCTGTTCGGATCACCCCTGCCCGAGCAATGGGGACCGTTGCAGGAATGCGCCGGAATCACCAGGGATGGTCGCGCGCAGGCCGGTGGCGGAAAGGACTCCGCCAAGCCACCGTCAAGCGCGCGACCGGACATTCCCCGGGGAATTCAAAGCCGGGCCGGAGCCAGCAGTTCGCAGTACCAGGGCGCGGCCCGCCGGAACCCGTCCTCGAACCGGCTGCCGGGCTCCAGCCCGAGGGCGGTCCAGAGCCGGGCCGACTCGAAGACGTGATCCGCCGTCAGCAGCTCCAGCCGGGCCGGGTCGAGCCCGTCCGCGGCCAGCGCGGCCCGGGCCTGCGCCCCGGTGATCCCCCGGTCCGGCCACGGGATCGCGGCGGCCCCGGCGACCGCCCGGAGCAGGGTGTGCACGGCGACCGGCTCGGGGTGCCCGGCGTGGTGGACCAGGCCGGCGCCGGCCGCCGGGGCGAGCGCCGCGCCGACCAGCAGCCGGGCCAGGTCGCGGACGTCGATCATGGTGGTCCGGGCCGGCCAGCCGTCGACCGTGCCGGGCAGCGCGCGCAGGATCCGGGCCAGGCCGGGGCCGACCCAGCTGTCGCCGTCGCCGTAGACCAGGTGCGGGCGCAGCACCACTCCCCCGGCGGCGAGCACCGCGTCCTCGGCCAGCGCGCGGCTGCGCGAGGTGGCCGAGGACGGCCGGCGCTCCAACTCCTCCGGCCGGCTGCCCCGGTAGACGCCGCGGCCGTAGACCGAGGCGGTGCTGAGGTGGACGATCCGGCCGACCCCGGCCCGCCGGGCCTCGGCGACCAGCGCGGCGGTGCCGCGGGCGTTGACGGCGTGGTTGGCCGCCTCGCTGCCGCCGATCTGCGCGGCGCAGTGCACCAGCACGTCGACGCCTTCGCAGACCCCGGGCAGGGTGCCGGGGTCGGCCAGGTCGGCGGTGACGGTCTGCAGGCCGCCGTCCGTCCCGGGGACGGGGCTGCGGTGCCGCAGCACCCGCAGCCCGACCGCCTGCCGGCGCAGTTCGCGGACCACCCGGCGGCCGACGAACCCGGAGCCGCCGGTGACCAGCACGGTGGGCGCCATCCCGGTCACCGGGGTCGGGGGAGCAGGCGCAGCTCCGACTCGAAGACGGTGGCGCCGTCCTGCACGCCGCGGACGCTGACGGACCGTCCGCCCTCGCCGGCGGTGCCGGTCCTGGCCTCGATCCAGCACGGCGAGTCGAGTTCGACGTACTTGGTGAAGGTGCTGGCGGCGGCGGTGAGCACCGCGTCGGTGAGGCCGGTGGCGGCGTAGGCGGCCTGCCGGGCGGCCTCCAGCAGCACCATGCCGGGGACGTGGTCCACGGGGTGGTCGAAGAAGATCGGGTGCTCGGTGTCGACCCGGAGCTGCCAGCGGTTCCCGTCGCCGGGGAGCGGGCGGGCCAGCACCACGTGGCCGATGCCGGGGCGGCCGACCTCGGTGTGCGGGAGCGCCCCGAGCGGCAGCGGGACGGCGGTCCGCGGCCGGCCGTCGCGCAGCCGGCGGTAGATGGCGGGGCTGAGACATCGGAACCCGGCCGAGGCGGTGGCCAGCGGGCGGCCGTCGCGGACGGCGGTGACCTGGTAGCGCATCTCGCTGAGGGTGTTGCCGCGCCGGACGATGTCGGTGCAGGTGGTGCGGAGTTCGACCTCGGTGGGCACCCCGCCGGCGAGGAACAGCTCGGGCCCGGCGTCGTAGGACATGTCCCACATCAGGAACTGGTGCCCGAACGGCACGTCGAACTCGGCGTGCGCGAGCAGTGCGCCGACCTGCCGGACGGACTCCACCAGCAGCATCGGGTCCTGGTAGCCGCGTTCCTGGGCGAACAGCGCGTGGCCGCGCGGCCACTGCGCCCGGACCACGAAGTCCCGGGCCCCGTCGGCCCGTTCCTCGTCGACGGCGTCCCAGTTGGTGAGCAGCACCTCGGCCACCGCGGCCCGGTGGACGTACTCGCGGGGAACAGTGCAGGTCAGTGCGGTGCGCGGAAGTTCTCGAACCTTGCCGGTGAGACTGGGCATGTGCGTGGCACTCCTGTCTTGTGCAGGCAGGGATAGCGGGACACCCTTCCGGGCCGCCCCCTTCGACCAACGTCTGTGACGCCAAGATACAGACAAGTTGGTCCGGTTTATCAAGCCCTCATCGGAGATCCCCATCCGGACGGTTCCCGACCGCGCGGCCGAACCGTGCAAGACCTGGCGTTTTGCCCGACAACCGCGAACAAACATGACGGCCTGTACGATTCATGGTGGACGAGCCCGCTCCACAGTCAAGTACCGAACGAGCACGCACGGTGACGAATGGTCGACTGTGTCCGGTTATGCCCGGCAAAGATTGACGGTTCGTTACCCGCAGGGGGCGAGCCGGCTACACCAACCTCACCGGGACTTCCGTTGACAATCAGACAGGTCTGTTTGCTATCTTCGCAGTGGCGAGTGCACAACTGTCCGTGAAGACGAGGGCGTGCCCGAGGAGGACCAGATGAACCGGCCGGCCGTGGACATACTCGAACATCCGGCCGGGCGCCGGGCCCGGCCGTACCCCGCCGCCCCGCCCGCCCCGCCGGCCTCCAGAGGGGGCCAGGCGCTGCGCGTGCTGGTGGTGGAGAACGACGCCCGGGCGGCGGACGCCCTACTGCAGGGCCTGACCAGACAGGGCTACGCCGCGTACGGCGTCGGCACCGGCGCCGAGGCGCTGCGCGGGCACCCGGACGCCGAGCTGATCCTGCTCGACCTGGACCTGCCCGACCTGGACGGCCTGGAGGTCTGCCGCGGCATCCGCGCGGTCAGCAACACCCCGATCATCACCGTCACCGCCCGCAGCTCCGAGCTCGACCGGGTACTGGGCCTGCAGGCCGGCTCCGACGACTACCTGGTCAAGCCGTACGGATTCCGGGAGTTGCTGGCCCGGATGGACGCGGTGATGCGCCGGGTGCACGCCCAGCCGCCGGCCAGCCCGGTGATCACTCACGGCGCGCTCTGGATCGACGTCGGCGCCCGGGTCGCGACCCTGGGCGGCGTCGCGGTGGACCTCACCCGCAAGGAGTTCGACCTGCTGCACCTGCTGGCCTCGCAGCCCGGCACGGTGATCTCCCGACGGCAGATCATGGCCCAGGTGTGGGACGACGCCTGGTCCCCGCGCGGACGCACGGTGGACACCCACGTCGGCACCTTACGGGCCAAGCTCGGCACCGAATGGATCATCACGGTGCGCGGCATCGGCTTCCGGCTCGGCATGGGCGAGGCCCCGCCGCCGGCCGACTGACCGACCGTCAGAACCGCTCGCAGGGAGGGCACTTCCCCGGCGCCTCCCCCGCACCCCGGTTCACCCACGCCTCCAGCGCACCACTGCCACCGCTCCGGTGTCACGCGATAGAGTACAGACCAGTCTGTTCATATTGGCACGGACGACCGAGACGGGACGGCGACATGGCTCAGCAGGAACGCGGTAGGCGGTCACGGCAGTCGATCCTCGAGGCAGCGGCACGGGTGTTCGACGAGCGCGGCTACGAAGCGGCCAGCACCAACGAGATCCTGGCCCACACCGGCCTCACCCGCGGCTCGCTCTACCACCACTTCCCGTCCAAGGAAGCCATCGCGCTGGCCCTGGTCGACGCCCACGCGGAGGCCCTGGCCCCGCCGGAGCACCCGGTGCGCATCCAGGCGATGATCGACCTGACGCTGCGGTTCGCCGACCGCCTGCGGATCGACCCGGTGCTGCGCGCGAGCGTGCGGCTGACCATCGAGCAGACCTCCTTCGGCTACCCCCCGCTGACGGCGTACGAGCAGTCCGTCGCGACCATCCTCGGCCTGCTGAAGGAGGCGGAGGCGCAGAACGAACTGCTGCCCGGCACCGACATCCACGCCGCGACCGCCACCATCGTGGGGTCCTTCACCGGCCTGCAGATCATGTCCCGGGCCTACTCCGACCGCCAGGACCTGCCCGAACGGGTCGGCGCCTTCTGGGACTTGATCCTCCCCGGGCTGGTCATCCCCGGACTGATCGGCCGCCTGCGCACCTCGTCGCCGGTGCCGGTGGGCGCCTCCTCCTGACCCTCTCCCACCCCCCGTGCGAGCGCCCCGCGGCATCGGCCGCGGGGCGCTCGTGCGCGCTCAGGCCATCTGTGCTCAGGCGGTCCGCGTTGTTCAGTTCGGGCTGTCGTACAGCGGGCGCAGCAGGCGCCACAGCCGCTCCGAGGTGGCGCCGTCCCACCAGCCGGTGTCCGCGCGGCCGAGCGACTCCAGGCCGGCCGCGACCACCACCATCAGGTCGGCCAGGTCCTCGCCGACCGGCAGGCCGTCATGGGCCTTCACCAGCCGGGCCCGCACCTCGGCGAGCAGCTCGTCGCGCAGCTGCGGCGGGCGGTCCGAGCCGTCGGCGGCCAGCCGCAGGCCGGCCCGGACGATCTCCTCCGCGGCCACCGCACCGAACAGCGCGACCAGGAAGCGCTCCGGGGCGTCGGCCGAGTCGCCGTCGAAGGCCTCGTCGATCAGCGCCGCCAGCCGTGCCCTGGCCTGCTCGTAGACCGCCGCGACCAGCTCGGCGGTGGAGGCGAAGTGGTGGTACAGCGCGCCGCGGGTCACTCCCGCCCGACTACAGATGTTGACCAGCCCCGCGTCGGCGAGCGCGCCGTTGGCGATCAGCTCCGCCGTGGCCTCGACCAGGGTCTGCCGTGTCTGGCTGGACCGCGTCTGCATCAGGGCACCTGCCTTCTCTCCCGGACGTCCTATCCGCACGCACGGCGAAGCCGTAGGCCGTGCCGGCCCGCGCGCCCCGGGCCAAATCATACAACCATGCCTGTTTTATCGGACCCCCTGTATGCAGAACAACCGGTGTCGACCCTTGACCACCCCTCAACCCGCGCCGCCTTCCTGCGGATTGCGCTGCCGGCACAAGCGGAACCGGAGCAGGCGCCTGTCAGATAATCAAACAGGTTTGCACGGAAAAGTCCCAGGTCAGCCCAACCTAACCTGGGCAAATGGAAGCCGCCGTGCTGACGAAGTGTCAGCACGGCGGCTCGAGCGGAGCGTTGCGTCGGGTGCGGCGCGGGGACCGGTCAGTCGGGCGGAGCGGCGGCCGCGGCCAGCCGCTGGTTCTTGTACTCGGCGCGGTCGGTGACCTCGGCGCCGAACCAGTCCGGCGGGACGAACGCGGCGGCCGCCCCCTCGTCCGCGAACTCGACCTCGACGGTGCGCAGCCCGGCCAGCCGGCCCGCGTAGGTGTCCACCACCGCGGTGTGCCCGCCGAGGTCGACCTCGCGGCGGGTCTTCTCCAGCCGGGCCGGCTCGGTGGCGGGCCACAGCCCGGCGAACTGGGCGGGCTCCAGCGGGACCTCCCACTCCTGCCGGACCAGGCCCGTGCCGCGCTTCACGGTCAACGAGCAGTCCTCGCCCCGCCGCCGCAGCCGGGCCTCGGCGCCGTCCGCGCCCACCGCGAGGTACCCCTGCAGCAGGTCCGCCTCCGGGCCGTCGGGCACCTGCCCGTCGGCCGCCACCAGGAACTTGCGCTCGATCTCCACGCCCATGGCAGACGTCCTCCTTCCCTCGGTCCCGGTCCGCCCGGGGCGGGCCGCTCCCCCAGCACAGTACGGCCACTCGCCGCCGGAGGACCCGGGCCGCACATGACGAACGGGCGTCCGCACGGTGTGCGGACGCCCGTTGACGAGCTGTCAGAGCGTCTCGGCGACCAGGCTCTCCAGGAACTGCCGGTAGCCCTCCGGGCCGCCCGCCACCCAGGCGTCCAGGCCCGCGGTGCCGATGATGGCGAGGTCCGCCATCCCGCGCAGGCCGCGCACGTCCTCGGCGGTGCGGATGCCGAAGCCGAGGCCGAGCGGCACCGAGGTCGCCTCCCGGCAACGCTCCAGGAACGCCGCCACGCCTTCCGACAGGTCCGTCTGGCGACCGGTGACGCCCTTGCGCGCGGCGCAGTAGACGAAGCCCGAGGCGTGCCGGCCGAGTTCGGCCAGCCGCTCCTGGGTGTTGGTCGGCGTCATGATCAGCACCGGGTCCAGCCCGTGGGTGCGGGCCGCCGCGTTCAGCTCGGCCGCCTCCTCGGGGGGCAGGTCCGGCACGATGAAGCCCTTCATGCCCGCCTCGGCCAGCCGCGCGCAGAACCGCTCGGCGCCCATCGCGTACACGCTGTTGTAGTAGCCCATGAAGAGGAGCTCGAACCCGAACGCCGCCGAGGCGCGCGCCGCCAGGTCGAAGTAGTCCTGCCAGGACGTCCCGGCCTGGATCGCCTCGTGGTTGGCCTTCACGAAGGACGGGCCGTCGGCGATCGGCTCGCTGAACGGCATCTGCAGCTCGACCACGTCCACTCCGGCCGCGTCCATCGCCTCCAGCATCGCCCAGTTGGCGTCCAGGGACGGGTAGCCGACGACCAGGTGCGTCATCAGCAGCAGCGGCTTCTTCTCCAGCCGCGCGCCGAGGTGGGCGGACAGGCTCGTGGTGTCGCTCATTCTCCGTACTCCGCGCTCTTCCGCCGGATGAAGCTCTTCCAGTCGTCGTCGTCGAGCGCGTCGGCGACGGTGAAGATGTCCTTGTCGCCGCGGCCGGACTGGTTGATCAGGATCGTCTGGTCGCTGCTCAGGCTCGACGCCTCGCGGAACGCCGCGGCGAACGCGTGCGAGCTCTCCAGCGCCGGGATGATGCCCTCGTTCTGGATGGTCAGCCGCAGCGCCGCCACCACCTCGGCGTCGGTCACCGACTCGAAGCGGGCCCGGCCGCGCTGGTGCAGGTCCGCCAGCAGCGGGCCGATGCCGATGTAGTCCAGGCCGGCCGCCACCGAGTAGGTGTCCTGCATGACGCCCTCGTCGTTCTGCAGGAACACCGTCTTGTAGCCCTGCGCGATGCCGGGACGGCCCTGGCCGCCGGCCAGCCGCGAGGCGTGCTGGCCGGTCTCGATGCCCTTGCCGCCGGCCTCGACGCCGATCAGCTCCACCTCGGGGTCGTCCAGGAAGCCCGCGAAGATGCCCGAGGCGTTGGAGCCGCCGCCGACGCACGCGTACACCCGGTTCGGGAGGCCGCCGGTCAGCGCCTGCATCTGGACCCGCGCCTCCTGGCCGATGATCGACTGGAAGTAGGTCACCATCTGCGGGAACGGGTGCGGGCCGCACGCGGTGCCGAGCACGTAGTGGGTGTCGTCCATCGACTCCGCCCAGTCCCGCAGGCAGGCGTTGACGGCGTCCTTCAGCGTCCGGGTGCCCTCGGTGACCGCGACCACCTCGGCGCCGAGCTGCTTCATCCAGAAGACGTTCGGGTGCTGGCGGGCGATGTCCTCTTCGCCCATGTAGATGGTGCACTCCAGGCCGAGCCGCGCCGCCATGGTCGCGGTGGCCACGCCGTGCTGGCCGGCGCCGGTCTCCGCGATCACCCGCTTCTTGCCCATCCGCTGCACCAGCAGGCCCTGGCCCATGACGTTGTTCGCCTTGTGCGCACCGGTGTGGTTCAGGTCCTCGCGCTTGACGTAGATCCGCGCGCCGCCGAACCGCCGGGTCAGGTTCTCGCAGTACGTCACCGGGGTCGGGCGGCCCGCGTAGCTCGCCATCATCGAGACGTACGAGTTCCAGAACTCCGGGTCGCGCCACGCCTCGTCGAAGGCCCCGCGCAGCTCCGCCAGGGTCTCGTGGAGCACCTCGGGGGTGAAGGACCCGCCGAACTCCCCGTAGTAGCCGTCGCTCCCGGGGGCCCAGGAGGGACGCTCGGTTGGGATGGTCATCGCTGCGGTCCCCTCAGGCTCGGGCGGCTGGAGTTGAAGTCACGGGAAGGCCCTTCTTCCAAAGCTGACACGCGAGTTGATCATGCGGATCCGGCCAGCCTAGCAGCGGCGACACCTCCAACGCGGTAGCCGTCCGACCCGTGGTCCCCACCCTGGAACGCCCCCACGTCCATCAACGAGCGACCTCACTCCGTACTCGCCCGGTGGGGTATCGAGCCCGCGGCGGTCGCCGAAGCCGGTGCGAGCCGTACAGCTTCGGCAGGCGGCGCACGAAGACGGCGGGCAGGCCGGGCCGGTGGCGGCCGACAGGGCGACGACCAGCGGGATGCCCGCCCAACTCGATGCCGGCCAGGGCCTCAGTGCCGGTGGGCACGAGGTGCGCCACTCTCGCCCTCGCCGGCGGGGTGGACATGAAAATGGTGTCCGAGATGCTCGGCCACGCCTCCATCAAGATCACGTCGGACACCTGCACCCGCGTCCTGCCCGAGATCGCCAAGCGCTACCGGCGAAGACCAAGGCCAAGAAGGCCAAGGTCTGACACGAGATCGACGCCCGCGCTCACACACCGGTGACGCAGGCGATCTTGTGGCGCGTCGCCGAGACATGCCTGCACGCCGAGGAAGCACAAAACCCCAGGTCACGGCGAGTGAGTCCTGGGGTTTCGCAGAGCCGCCTATGGGATTCGAACCCATGACCTACGCATTACGAGTGCGTTGCTCTGGCCAACTGAGCTAAGGCGGCACCGCAGCCGGTGAAACCGACCTGGTGGGGTCAAGGTTCGCATCGGCAACGCGGGCCAGTCTACACAGTTTCGGGGGGTGATCCGTACGCGCTGGCGAGGTGGGGGCGGTCAGGCGGAGGAGACGGCGAGCTTGGCGGCGAAGCCGGCGAAGAGGACGGCGACGGAGGAGGTGAGGCCGGCGGAGAGGCGCTTGCGGCGGCGGAAGGCGTTGGCGAGCGTGGTGCCGGTGAAGATCAGGAGGGAGAGGTAGAGGAAGGAGAAGGTCTGCAGGACGCCCCCGAGGAGGGCGAAGGAGAAGACCGGGGCGCCGTAGGTGGGGTCGACGAACTGGGTGAAGAAGGAGAGCAGGAAGAGGATCGCCTTGGGGTTGAGCAGGCTGATCACCAGGGCCCGGCGGAAGGGCCGTTCGGTGTCCTCGACCGGCTCGGTCCCGGCGGCCGCGGCGACCACGCTGCGCTCGCGCCACATCTGGCGGGCGGCGCGCAGCATGCCGAGGCCGATCCAGAGCAGGTAGGCGGCGCCGCCGAACTTCACCACCGCGAAGACGGCGGGGTTGGCGCGGAGCAGGGAGGCCGCGCCGAGCGAGGTGAGGCTGATCAGCGTGAGGTCGCCGAGGAAGACCCCGCAGGCCGCCCGGTAGCCGGTGCGGATGCCCTTGCGCGCGGCGACGGAGAGCACGTAGAGGGAGTTGGGTCCGGGCAGCAGGACGATGACCAGTGCGCCGAGGACGTAGGTGGTCAGGTCGTGGACTCCGAGCACTGCGGTCTCCAGGGAGAGAGAAGGGGCTGCGCCATGCTAGCTGCCAGCCCCTTCACGCATAAACACTCCTGTCAGGAGTGCCGGTCAGTCCGCGCAGACCTTCCCGTTGGCGGGAGCCTCGCCGCCCAGCAGGTAGCGGTTGATCGAGTCGTCGATGCAGGCGTTGCGCCGCTGGTAGGCGGTGTGCCCGTCGCCGTCGTAGGTGAGCAGCCGCCCGGACTCCAGCTGCCCGGCCAGCGACTTCGCCCAGGCGTAGGGGGTGGCCGGGTCGCGGAGGGTGCCGACCACCACGATCGGGTCGGCCCCGGCGGCCCGGACGGTGTGCGGGGCCCCGGTGGCCTTGGTCGGCCAATACGCGCAGCCGAGCGCCATCCAGGCCATGTCCCGGCCGAAGTGCGGCGCGGCCTTCTCGAACGCGGGCACCGCGGCGCTGACCCCGGCCGGGTCGGCGAACGGCGCGGGCAGGTCGAGGCAGTTGACGGCCATGTTGGCGAACATCAGGTTCTCGTAGCTGCCGTCCTTGGAGCGGCCGTAGTACTCGTCGGCGAGCTTCAGCAGCCCGCTGCCGTCGCCGGCCTGCGCGGTGGTGAGCGCCTCCCGCAGGTACGGCCAGAGCGACTCGGCGTACATCGCCTCGGCGACGCCGGTGAGCGCCAGCGACTCGGTCAGCGGGCGGTTGTCGTCGGTCGGCAGCGGCTGCGCGTCGAGCTTCTTGAACAGGGCGGTCAGCTTGTCGCCGGCCTCCTGCTCGCTGCGGCCGACGGGGCAGTCGTCGCGCTTGGCGCAGTCCTTGGCGAATGCCGTCCAGGCGGTCTCGAAGCCGCCGGCCTGGGTGAGGTTGCCGGTGACGGCGTCCAGCGACGGGTCCATCGCCCCGTCGAGCACCACCTTGCCGACCTTGCTCGGGAACAGGCCGGCGTACGTCGCGCCGAGGAAGGTGCCGTACGACTTGCCGACGTAGTTGAGCTTCTGATCGCCCGTCAGGGCGCGCAGCACGTCCATGTCGCGGGCCGCCTCGACGGTGGAGACGTGGCCCAGCAGGTCACCGGACTTGGTGGCGCAACCGGTCGCGAACTCCTTGTCGACGGCCGCCAGGGCGTCGATCTCGCCCTGGTCGTCGGGGGTCAGGTCGGCCGCCGTGTAGGCGTCCATCCGGTCGCCGGCCAGGCAGCTGATCGGCGCGGACTTCCCGACCCCGCGCGGGTCGAAGCCGACCAGGTCGTAGCTGGAGCGGACGCTCGCGTCGTAGCGCGCCGCGACGCTCTGCACGTAGTCGACGGCGGAGCCGCCG
The DNA window shown above is from Streptomyces sp. TLI_171 and carries:
- a CDS encoding biotin carboxylase N-terminal domain-containing protein, with protein sequence MRKVLIANRGEIAVRVARACRDAGIGSVAVYAEPDRDALHVRAADEAYALGGDTPATSYLDIAKVLKAAADAGADAVHPGYGFLSENADFAQAVIDAGLTWIGPPPQAIRDLGDKVTARHVAQRAGAPLVAGTADPVSGAEEVVAFAAEHGLPVAIKAAFGGGGRGLKVARTLEEIPELYDSAVREAVAAFGRGECFVEQYLDKPRHVETQCLADQHGNVVVVSTRDCSLQRRHQKLVEEAPAPFLTAEQNAELYRASKAILREAGYVGAGTCEFLVSQDGLISFLEVNTRLQVEHPVSEEVTGIDLVREMFRIADGEPLGYDDPEVRGHSFEFRINGEDPGRNFLPAPGTVTLFAPPSGPGVRLDAGVESGSVIGPAWDSLLAKLVVSGADRKQALQRAKRALEEFTVEGMATAIPFHRAVVTDPAFAPEVHGSAEPFKVHTRWIETEFENEIPAYTTTGPDGEQPAPRDHLVVEVGGKRIEVSLPSSLNVGAPVPAVEKTRRRGGPARKGAVSGDTLASPMQGTVVKVAVAEGQVVAEGELIVVLEAMKMEQPLNAHKAGTVVGLKAETGQSVTSGAALCEIKEIAA
- a CDS encoding NAD(P)-dependent oxidoreductase; its protein translation is MAPTVLVTGGSGFVGRRVVRELRRQAVGLRVLRHRSPVPGTDGGLQTVTADLADPGTLPGVCEGVDVLVHCAAQIGGSEAANHAVNARGTAALVAEARRAGVGRIVHLSTASVYGRGVYRGSRPEELERRPSSATSRSRALAEDAVLAAGGVVLRPHLVYGDGDSWVGPGLARILRALPGTVDGWPARTTMIDVRDLARLLVGAALAPAAGAGLVHHAGHPEPVAVHTLLRAVAGAAAIPWPDRGITGAQARAALAADGLDPARLELLTADHVFESARLWTALGLEPGSRFEDGFRRAAPWYCELLAPARL
- a CDS encoding ScbA/BarX family gamma-butyrolactone biosynthesis protein, which codes for MPSLTGKVRELPRTALTCTVPREYVHRAAVAEVLLTNWDAVDEERADGARDFVVRAQWPRGHALFAQERGYQDPMLLVESVRQVGALLAHAEFDVPFGHQFLMWDMSYDAGPELFLAGGVPTEVELRTTCTDIVRRGNTLSEMRYQVTAVRDGRPLATASAGFRCLSPAIYRRLRDGRPRTAVPLPLGALPHTEVGRPGIGHVVLARPLPGDGNRWQLRVDTEHPIFFDHPVDHVPGMVLLEAARQAAYAATGLTDAVLTAAASTFTKYVELDSPCWIEARTGTAGEGGRSVSVRGVQDGATVFESELRLLPRPR
- a CDS encoding response regulator transcription factor, translating into MNRPAVDILEHPAGRRARPYPAAPPAPPASRGGQALRVLVVENDARAADALLQGLTRQGYAAYGVGTGAEALRGHPDAELILLDLDLPDLDGLEVCRGIRAVSNTPIITVTARSSELDRVLGLQAGSDDYLVKPYGFRELLARMDAVMRRVHAQPPASPVITHGALWIDVGARVATLGGVAVDLTRKEFDLLHLLASQPGTVISRRQIMAQVWDDAWSPRGRTVDTHVGTLRAKLGTEWIITVRGIGFRLGMGEAPPPAD
- a CDS encoding ScbR family autoregulator-binding transcription factor, yielding MAQQERGRRSRQSILEAAARVFDERGYEAASTNEILAHTGLTRGSLYHHFPSKEAIALALVDAHAEALAPPEHPVRIQAMIDLTLRFADRLRIDPVLRASVRLTIEQTSFGYPPLTAYEQSVATILGLLKEAEAQNELLPGTDIHAATATIVGSFTGLQIMSRAYSDRQDLPERVGAFWDLILPGLVIPGLIGRLRTSSPVPVGASS
- a CDS encoding TetR/AcrR family transcriptional regulator encodes the protein MQTRSSQTRQTLVEATAELIANGALADAGLVNICSRAGVTRGALYHHFASTAELVAAVYEQARARLAALIDEAFDGDSADAPERFLVALFGAVAAEEIVRAGLRLAADGSDRPPQLRDELLAEVRARLVKAHDGLPVGEDLADLMVVVAAGLESLGRADTGWWDGATSERLWRLLRPLYDSPN
- a CDS encoding CYTH domain-containing protein encodes the protein MGVEIERKFLVAADGQVPDGPEADLLQGYLAVGADGAEARLRRRGEDCSLTVKRGTGLVRQEWEVPLEPAQFAGLWPATEPARLEKTRREVDLGGHTAVVDTYAGRLAGLRTVEVEFADEGAAAAFVPPDWFGAEVTDRAEYKNQRLAAAAAPPD
- the trpA gene encoding tryptophan synthase subunit alpha — translated: MSDTTSLSAHLGARLEKKPLLLMTHLVVGYPSLDANWAMLEAMDAAGVDVVELQMPFSEPIADGPSFVKANHEAIQAGTSWQDYFDLAARASAAFGFELLFMGYYNSVYAMGAERFCARLAEAGMKGFIVPDLPPEEAAELNAAARTHGLDPVLIMTPTNTQERLAELGRHASGFVYCAARKGVTGRQTDLSEGVAAFLERCREATSVPLGLGFGIRTAEDVRGLRGMADLAIIGTAGLDAWVAGGPEGYRQFLESLVAETL
- the trpB gene encoding tryptophan synthase subunit beta, with protein sequence MTIPTERPSWAPGSDGYYGEFGGSFTPEVLHETLAELRGAFDEAWRDPEFWNSYVSMMASYAGRPTPVTYCENLTRRFGGARIYVKREDLNHTGAHKANNVMGQGLLVQRMGKKRVIAETGAGQHGVATATMAARLGLECTIYMGEEDIARQHPNVFWMKQLGAEVVAVTEGTRTLKDAVNACLRDWAESMDDTHYVLGTACGPHPFPQMVTYFQSIIGQEARVQMQALTGGLPNRVYACVGGGSNASGIFAGFLDDPEVELIGVEAGGKGIETGQHASRLAGGQGRPGIAQGYKTVFLQNDEGVMQDTYSVAAGLDYIGIGPLLADLHQRGRARFESVTDAEVVAALRLTIQNEGIIPALESSHAFAAAFREASSLSSDQTILINQSGRGDKDIFTVADALDDDDWKSFIRRKSAEYGE
- the leuE gene encoding leucine efflux protein LeuE; the encoded protein is MLGVHDLTTYVLGALVIVLLPGPNSLYVLSVAARKGIRTGYRAACGVFLGDLTLISLTSLGAASLLRANPAVFAVVKFGGAAYLLWIGLGMLRAARQMWRERSVVAAAAGTEPVEDTERPFRRALVISLLNPKAILFLLSFFTQFVDPTYGAPVFSFALLGGVLQTFSFLYLSLLIFTGTTLANAFRRRKRLSAGLTSSVAVLFAGFAAKLAVSSA
- a CDS encoding alpha/beta hydrolase; the protein is MRVARTRLLPAAALVAAASLLLAGCTSGHPAPAGTPGRSADSLPVSPTGASGATPLEPLPTELPAALAPYYAQKLTWKPCETDFECATFKVPLDYAHPGDGHDVQLSAIRRPAGDASHRLGSLLLNPGGPGGSAVDYVQSVAARYDASVRSSYDLVGFDPRGVGKSAPISCLAGDRMDAYTAADLTPDDQGEIDALAAVDKEFATGCATKSGDLLGHVSTVEAARDMDVLRALTGDQKLNYVGKSYGTFLGATYAGLFPSKVGKVVLDGAMDPSLDAVTGNLTQAGGFETAWTAFAKDCAKRDDCPVGRSEQEAGDKLTALFKKLDAQPLPTDDNRPLTESLALTGVAEAMYAESLWPYLREALTTAQAGDGSGLLKLADEYYGRSKDGSYENLMFANMAVNCLDLPAPFADPAGVSAAVPAFEKAAPHFGRDMAWMALGCAYWPTKATGAPHTVRAAGADPIVVVGTLRDPATPYAWAKSLAGQLESGRLLTYDGDGHTAYQRRNACIDDSINRYLLGGEAPANGKVCAD